One region of Anaeromyxobacter paludicola genomic DNA includes:
- the kal gene encoding 3-aminobutyryl-CoA ammonia lyase — MTLPKASLRLRLSQADAHYGGDLVDGARLLALFGDVATELLVRLDGDEGLFRAYDAVEFLAPVHAGDYLEVEGEVVEVGRTSRRMRFVARKVLAPRRDLSDSAAEVLAEPVVVCRASGTCVTPKERQRLGPGAAGAQGRGPA, encoded by the coding sequence ATGACCCTGCCCAAGGCGAGCCTCCGGCTCCGGCTCTCGCAGGCCGACGCCCACTACGGCGGCGATCTCGTGGACGGGGCGCGGCTGCTGGCGCTCTTCGGCGACGTCGCCACCGAGCTCCTCGTCCGGCTCGACGGCGACGAGGGGCTGTTCCGGGCCTACGACGCGGTGGAGTTCCTCGCGCCGGTGCACGCCGGGGACTACCTCGAGGTCGAGGGCGAGGTGGTCGAGGTCGGGCGGACCTCCCGCCGCATGCGGTTCGTGGCGCGGAAGGTCCTCGCGCCCCGGCGCGACCTCTCCGACAGCGCCGCCGAGGTGCTCGCCGAGCCGGTGGTGGTCTGCCGGGCCTCGGGCACCTGCGTGACGCCGAAGGAGAGGCAGCGGCTCGGGCCCGGCGCGGCCGGCGCCCAGGGGAGGGGGCCGGCGTGA